TGCAATTATTTGTGCTCGCTCATGGTACAGCCTTTGCCTTAATCTGTCAAGTTGCTCCCTAACCCTCATTGTCACGAGGTCCATTTCTTTAAAGAAAGCCAACTTCATTTCCAGCTTATGCACCTGCAGCAAATGGAACCAACAGGGAGGTAAAATTTCTAGAACCAACAATAAATATGACAACATTGAGGGCACAGTAGAATATGAAAATACCTGCTTTTTTATCAACAATGCAGCAAGTTGACGGATTTGGTCTTCTTCCTGGTTTGCAAGAAGTTTTGCCTTCACTGCTGCTGCTGAAAGAGCAGAAACTGCAGCACACTTAAATTTATAGAAGCGGTTGTCCTCTTTAATCTCTTCACGATTAGGCTTCCATTTTTTACTGTCCTTGTGGTCCTCAGCTGCAACAACCAAAATAAGGAGAAAATAGTCAATTTCATATTGATTCTCTTTATACATtcaacaaaattttcaaattaccaaatttcataataaagCAAAAAATGGATTTACTCTCTTGCCTGAGAATCCTCCAAGTTCCGCTATCACAAATCTAAACCTTTACACATAAACACAcagaggggagagagagagagagagagagagagagagagagacctgcAGTTGCTCCTTTTCCAACAACTGAATTTGAGGCAACTGGCTGCTGAGACTCTTTTGCTTCTGAAGGCAGTTCAGATGACATGCATATATCCTTTGGTGCCTCTGTAGGCTGAGAGTTATTTGCTACTGAATTTGATTTCACTAGTTGCTCATTCTTCTCAGCAGGCAGAGAATCTGAGATCATGCCAACATCCTCTGATGTCTCTGCAGCTAGAGAGGGCTCTTGTACCAACACTGGTGCAGCTGATTGACAAGGCTCATTTTCAGAAGGTTTCAAATTGGACACCATATCTTCATCCTTAGAGACCTCTGTTTGCTGAGAGTTCAGAGCCACTGAAGACCCTTCTGTCTCCTTTATAGAACTTGGTGGACATGGAGACTTGGATTGCATCTCATTTAATTCCTTTAACGCACTTACCTGAGGTTCCTTTTGTAATGAGTCACTAGACTCCTTCAATTTACCAATTTCAACTTCCTCATGAAAATTTACAGTAACTGCATCATTTGCAGCATTTAATTTCTCTGTGGGTTCATCATTTGAGGAATCTGGAGGTTGCTTTTCCTCTGAAGTACAATCTTCAGTTTTCTCATCACTGTGGTCAATTGATAAGTCTCTTCCATCCAAGTCTTTCTGGGCTTGGCGTTCATGGTTGTACTTTTGAGCATCTTGATTAGCCGTTTCTATGGCACTGCTGCAAATCTCTTATCACATGAGAAACAAACCCATGTTTGTTCATAAAGAATTTAGCATGGAAAAAGGTTTACATACCAATCAAGACCCGCTGGTCCCTTCTGGTCATCTGGTGGATCTTCCAAAAGAAAGCAGTGCCTTGTAGCCAGCTGCATACCTGGAGAATCACTATTTAAAGACTTCAAAGAGCTGCGAGCTGAAGCCACAGCCACATCACTTCCTACCAGTCTGGCTAAAAACACAGCCTATAAAGGAAACCAAATAACATATAAGTTGAAAGGGATTAGCTTAATTTTGAAGGTGAAAGAGCAAATGAGATCTTTTACTGTTTACAAAACGATATGCGTTTTGAAGACAGGCAAACAACTTTTTTTCACTATTCATATACACCATAGGAATTAAAAGGGgagaaaagtaaaaaaataacAAACTTTTGCTTTGCATTACTAATTTGAAACATGTCAGAAAATCTTATTTTGTTTAGAGCACGTCTATTGCTGACTTTCTTTCACATTCAGCTGGAAGCATTTATCTGTTGATCATAAATATTTGTATTAGTACACGGGGGAATCGCCATGATATGAGGCTCCCTACTTTGCAAGGATCGGGGGAGGATCATCCATGCAGCCTTCCCCCCGCTTTTTTCAGTTGTTTCCACTACTCAAACCATTGACCTCCCGATCACAATGGAGACAGTGAGTTCATTTCCTGATGCACCCATTCACCCAATGAAACgacctaattttcttcatattaaCATTTGACTTACCAAAGCCATGACAGGATTTCCAACTTCAGCAAATGAAAGTCGATTTTCAGGAGTACAGGGATAACCAACAGCTTCAAATGCTTCTGTAAGAGCTTTGAGTGCCAAATTTTCACAGGCATGCTGAGCAGCCTTCACTTCAATAGTATCTTCTGATTTTGAAGATTTCTCATCAACTATTGCTTCACTGGTGTTGTTAGGCTTTGCAGTTTCCTGACAACCTTTTACTTCAACCACTTCTTCTGATCTTGAAGCTTCCAGCTTCAGAGGATGATCCTCCTTAGCACCAGTTTTATCCTTCATTGTTTCAGTCCCATCCTTAGGAACAGATGTATCATCAGTGGTTGCACGTTGATCTTTAGTTTCTTTGGAAATCCCATCTACATCATCGTCACAGTCAAAAAAGACATCTTCAATAGGCATTTGAACAAAGTGCAATATACATTGAGCTTTAATTTTTGTGGCAACATGCTCTGCAATCTCATTCCAGTTTTCTTTATAAAGTTCCAATGCTTCAAGAAGAAGTAGGGTCTCCTGATCTGTCCACTTTCCACCACTTAGACCAGGAGCCTCAGCAGGCTCCATGAGAATAAAATCTGAAGAAGACATGTTTGATCCAAATATCCCATTACTAAAGCAATCAGCACATAGATCATAATCTGCCTGTCGAACAAGATAATCAGAAGGAATGATTATGAAGATCATGGTGAAAATAAAATAGGTAAAATCAATCCAATTGATCATCAAATCCTACTGACAAGAAAATCATTAATGCAAATTTCCATTGTTGATCACCTTACTGCCAGTGCCAGAAACTGGGGGATTCCGGGCACTGCATCATGTGCAATCGAACAAATGGGAGGCTACAAGAGATTCTCATCTTGCATGCTTTATGGATTCTGttatgtcttaaatttgactaataGCTAATAAACAAACACATGTATATATTTCCGATCTCTTGGGCTTATTAAATAAAGTTTCATATATTGAATTGAACTACATTCCTCTCCGATATACTACGGAAACCCCAACCTCTTAAGATGGCAACATGAGTACTCGTACTAAACGATCCACCTTTAGACCAAACAATACGACCCGCTAAAGATGCAAATGTACACCGACCAGCATTTTGACCATTTGACAAACACTAGGTCGTCAAGTCAGACCAAGAGGTTGACAAAGGACCTAACGACCCACGACAATATAATCTAGATCTAATCTTGACTAGTTTCAACCTAATTAATGCGTCAGAGAAGCCCACATCTAACTAATGAGTATCCTAAAGCTCTACTGCTAGAACCTTGCTCAGCAAGTCTCCTCAAGCCCTAAGACCATATGGTCGGCTGCCCACAAAAAATGCACTGAAGTCTTAGACATCCTAGACACCAGCTACCCATCCTAAAGAGGGAATCCCCATACCAACCATCTGGGAGACAGTTTCAAGCAGCTCAAACAATGCGCGCACGAGCCAGAGGGACAAGGCAGCGCAACAGAGTCTACAATATTTGCAGGGCGACCAGTTGCACTGACACCAACACAAGGCCACACCCCATTGGCTTATAAGATGTACAAATTCTCTGTAAGTCCCAGATATAATTCATTCCTTAACTCCAATAATCCCCAGTTCATTTACTCTTTAGCATTTACTCTGTCCAAAACCTTTATATTCCCTAATAACTTAAACATCGGACTGCCAAGGAAGGGAGTCCCACTTGACTCTCTAAACCTTATTTGTCTTGCAGATATTCCAAAGCCCGACTATAAGAGGTCGTATTCGTATCAAGGTCGTCTTGGTCGCATACAGCTACAAGCTGCCTATACTATCAAGCTCAAAAGTTCTTGAAGACGTGGCACTCATCCTAGCAGCCCCGGAATCTCAGGACTATCACTTTCTATTCTAAAAAGTATTGTTCTCAGAAGCTTCAGCAGACCATggaaaacaattttaaaaatccaACTCAAGCTAGCAAGATTCAgacaataatttaatttatgccaCTAAAATACTCCAAATGTAAACAAATAATGGTTTTGGTTACTATTTTTTAATATAGGCATCCTGCTCAGTAAGATTATCAATAATGATGTGAAAAGCCCAAATAGAATCCTAGAAGGGGGAAGCCTCCTCACAATGTGAAGAAAGGTCCTGAATATAAGAACATTACTATGGAAATACAGCTTCTCacaactatgaaaaaaaatatcATGTGCATAGCAAAATGCAATTGCATCCTTTCGATGTTACAAAATATCTCATAGCCTAAAACAATGTTTGCCATGCATTTCTATCCCCATTTTGATCATAAAATTTACTGGCCAACAGGGAAATTCTGGATTTCAAAATTAGTTTTTGATCATGACTAGACACTACTTGGAGTCCAGTGGTGCAAACAGGAACCTTCTACCTAGATGATAGTTCAGCACATCAAGGTTTCTCTTCCTTCTGTAGGAAGAAAACATGTAAATTCTTGGAAACAACCAACCTTCTTTTGACAATGGTAGCGCTTGCGCGAGCAATCAGCTGAACAAGAATTGCAGTGGTACTCAACAGCTGGCTCCTCAGGCCTCACTAACTCTTCTGCAAGTGAAGACTCTGGAAACAACCCAGGTGCCAGAGCTGGAGTCGAGAGATTAGGCTTCTGAATAACAGGTGGACATGGTTGAATGATTTCAAAGCAAAATAACTTCTCAAGCAATGAATCCTCCTTTGCTTCTCTATCATCATCAGCATTTGCAGCAGATTCTACTTGCGGGAATGGGTGGAAATTAATCAAGCCCCAATAGTCCAAGAACTCAAGCACCTCTTGCTTTGCATCTAGGTCTGCAACTTCAAGCTCAGACAGATCTTTCAATTCAATCTGCACATTTGGATTTGCATGAAATTTTTTCACAATCCAATTACGTATCTCCATGTAGGTATCAGGTGTCCTGGTTTGAGAGTTCATATTAAAGAATGAAGGTAGTGCACGCTCCTCAAGGAGGTGAATTTTCGTCCATGAAAACCAACCTGTAAACAAAACAAAGAAATATAACCTAATTAAGTAGCTTTTCTAACAATTACAGAAAATACAATTGCTTATATGCTCACTTTGACAGCCAAAGCTCCAGACCCTTGCAATTTAACAAATCTTCCAAGTTGTAAAGCCAATTAAATGCAAGGAAATTAAAGTTTCAAAGCCAATTCAGCAAAATAAGGAGTTGAAAATGTCTTATTCTACAGAAGATTTTACATTCGAAACAGAAAGATTCCACTTGAATAAGCAAAAATGAAGCAAATGAGCTCAAGATTAGGCACCAAAATAAAATTCACTCTAGCACTTTTCCCTCCTTTACCAACTGAGAAAATGACAAACAGAGATTAGGGggaaaaaaagaaaatccaaTACAGCTGGAGAAAACAAAGGTCTCAAGCTGACTCATGCGCTGGCAACTAAACCAAGATAAAATTCTGAACCCTCAATTCACTACTCTCCCTAATTGAGCATACCAAAGTAACCAAACCAACATGAAATGAGCCGAgttatatttttctttatttcttcattttttttaacCTTCTCTCTTGTTTTTCCTCAGCAACCAAATGGAAAATTTCCAGCAACcaaacaaaaatggagggagggaagaagaagaagataacgaATATGATAAAACAATTATGTCATTAAAGTCTCGAATTTAACACTTTCATCATTTTCGCCATTAAACAGGGAGAAACCACACCAACACAAAATTCCAGAAACCAAACAGAAAAAAACAAACTTTCAACGAAAATACACAAAATTTTGAACTCCCACAACAGGCCACCGCAACACTCACCGCAATGAATAGGCACCACATGGGCGTTAGAATCTTTGGATCTAATTCCCTCAAAATCCGCTTCTATTGCTGCCTGCAACTCCTCCAACTTATTCACCTCCTCCTCCAGTGTTGCCACCGTCACAGCCCCCGACGTCGACATAGCCACCTTCTCCTCGAGCTTACATCCAGTAGCGGCATAAGCCGCAGAAGACAAATTGTTGGGGCTCTGGTGGGCTCTGGTCAACGGGCCTCCATTGTGGATCGAAGGGTGAGAGATCAGGGCTTTCTCGCGTGTGAGGCGTTTCGACGGTGTCGATGAAGAGTTGGATGTTGAGAGCACGTTGGCTTTCCTCTTTAGTCCTCCGGCTCGCCGCCGTGACGACGGGGGCTCGGCCGACGCCGGTGACTCCGCTCCCGCAGCGGCTGTGGTCCCCGTTAGTTTCTCCTCCATTGAGCGAATTCTTCAAGGGCTTGGCTCAAGAACTAAAGAAGAAACACCAAGGTTTTTAACCCGGCCCGATCAAATGAGCAGGTAAAactatgaaataaatattaattatatattataaactaataatattttaaaacatTATCATActtattaatttgatatattttataaatatttattaaaataaaattagatatgttttaaaatgattttttaataattaatttaaatttttatttaaaattttaaacttaaataataatattttatgataaatatatttaaaataaaatttcaaaacaattaaattatttatatcaatgaaagcaAGATTTGATATAGATAATTTTTATAActcaataaataaagaaaattcaaTCAATTTGAGCATCCAAATTGACTGATTGATTCATTTATGAGATTCCCGCTTCGAGCGACTGGATGAGGTCGATAGCCATGAGAAATACACCATCTTCCGCTGGTTGTTAATAGCAGATATCGATTTATTGCCTCCACGGTGAGGGAAAAGGTCTCGTTGCAGAGTTGTGTCAAAGTTGTTATCTGGCAAAAGTACATGTGGGTGTAAATAGTAAACTCATTCTAGCGTTATGAGTTCACTTTGCATTGGTTACCATGAGGACCTTGAGTGCTCAACCTATTGTGGATAGTGATGAGTAGCAAAGAGAAAACATCTTTTCATACTAGGTGTGTCGTGAAGGAGAAATTGTGTAGCATGATTATAGATGCGGGTAGTTGTTGTGATGTGGTTAGTTCCTTACTTGTGGAGAAATTAGAATTGCCTACCCTTAAGCATCCTAAACCTTATGGGTTACAATggctaaatgattataacaaagtGAAGGTAACTAAGCAAGTAGGCTATCATGATGAGGTCTTATGTGATGTAGTGCCCATGATAGCTACATATATCTTGCTAGGTAGGCCATGGCAGTATGATAGGTATGTGATTCATGATGGGAGGAAGAATCACTACAATTTGAAGAAAGATGGCCGCACACATACCTTGGTGCCCTTGTCACCATCACAAGCACATGAGGACCAAATGAGATTATTGAGGGCTATTGAGGAGAGAAAAGAGAGTTGGAGAGAAAAATTAAGAGAGGACGAGCACAAGAgtgaagaaagtaaagaaaagagtgatgggaaagagaaaaagaaagaagtgaaagaaaagaaagtgagtgtAATGGAAAAGGGAGAGGGCTCGGGACAaaaggagagaagagagaaaagatGAGCTTGTATGTTGGGGGAAGGGAGTTGAGAGGAGCTTTGAGGGGTGGGATGCCATTGTGCATTCTCATGTATAGGgagaattatttaaatgtttcTGACCCTGACCCCAATCTTTCTTCTTCTGTTGTGTCTCTTTTGCAGGAATACCAGGATGTATTTCCGGATGAGATACCTTCGGATTTACCACATATTAAGGGTATTGAACACCAAATAGATTTCATTCCTGGTGCTCAAATTCCTAATAGACCAGCCTATAGGAGTAGTCCAGCTAAGACTAAGGAGCTTCAAAGACAGGTAGGTGAGCTTTTGGCTAAGGGACATGTCCGTGAGAGCATGAGTCCTTGTGCGGTTTCTATTTTGCTTGTGCCAAAGAAGGATGGAACATATAGGATGTGCGTGGATTGTAGAGCTATgaataaaatcactgtaaagtatcgccacccTATTCCTAGATTGGATGATTTGTTGGATGAATTGCATGGTTCTTGCTTTTTTAGTAAGATTGATTTGAATAGCGGTTACCATCAAATTAGAGTGAGAGTTGGTGATGAATGGAAAACTGCCTTTAAAACAAAACATGGCTTATATGAGTGTCTAGTGATGCATTTTGGTCTCTCTAATGCCCCTAGTACTTTCATGAGGATGAATCATGTTTTGAGAGCTTTTATTGGACAGTTTATTGTTGTCTACTTTGATGATATTCTTGTCTATAGCAAAAACATTGATGATCATTTGCATCATTTGAAACCTGTGTTTGATGtgttaagaaaagaaaaattatatgcaAATGTAAAAAGGTGTTCTTTTTGCTTAGAAAAAAATTGTGTTTTGGGATTTGTTGTGAGTAGCAAAGGTGTTGAAGTAGATGATGAAAAGGTTAAGGCAATTAGAGATTGGCCAACACCTAAAAATGCATCTGAAGTTAGGAGCTTTCATGGATTAGCAAGTTTTTATAGGAGATTTGCACCTAACTTTAGTACATTGGCTACTTCATTAAATgaacttgtcaaaaagaatgtgaCATTTGTTTGGGGTAAAGAACATGAACTTGCATTTGTCATGCTTAAAGAGAAATTGTGTTCTGCACCTTTATTAATTTTGCCTAATTTTGACAAGACATTTGAGATTGAATGTAATGCATCAGGAGTAGGGATTGGAGCTGTTCTCATGCAAGAGAAATGTCCAATTGCTTACTTTAGTGAAAAGTTGCATGGTGCCACATTGaattattctacatatgacaaagaaTTGTATGCATTAGTTAGGGCATTAGAGACATGGCAACATTATCTATGGCCTAAGGAATTTTTTCATACATTCTGATCATGAGTCTTTGAAGTATATCAAAAGCCAACATAAGTTAAGTAGGAGACATGCTAAATGGGTAGAATTTATGGAGTCTTTTCCTTATGTTGTAAAATATAAGCAGGGCAAAGAGAATGTGGTAGCTAATGCACTCTCCCGCAGGTATAATCTTCTTACTACTCTTGATTCTAAATTATTGGGATTTGAGTATGTTAAAGAATTATATAAGCATGATGATGACTTTGCTGCCATATTCCATGCATGTGAGAAATCTACGTTCCAAAAGTACTTTAGGCATAATGGATATTTGTTtaaagaaaatagattgtgtgtgcctaaaagTTCTTTGAGGGAATTGCTTGTAAATGAGAGTCATAGTGGAGGCCTTATGGGGCTTTTTGGTGCTGCCAAAACACTAGATGTCCTTAGGGAGCATTTCTTTTGGCCCCACATGAGAAAAGATGTTGAGACTTGCAAAAGAGCAAAGTCTAAGGTGATGCCTCATGGGCTATACACACCTTTACCCATGCCTAAGCATCCTTGGGTTGATTTGTCCACGGACTTTGTCTTAGGATTGCCTAGGTCACAAAGGAGTCATGATTCAAATTTTGTTGTTGTGGATAAGTTTTCAAAAATGGCTCATTTTATCCCATTTCACAAAAATGATGATGCTACATAAGTTGCTAATCTATTCTTTAGGGAGGTTTTTAAGTTATATGGTATACCTAGAACCATTGTGAGTGATAGGGATGTCAAGTTCTTGAGTCATTTTTGGAAGGTTCTTTGGGGAAAATTGGGAACTAAGCTACTTTTCTCTATTACTTGCCATCTCCAAACTGATGGCCAAACAGAAGTAGTGAATAGGACCTTAGTCACACTTTTGAGAGCCTTAGTGAAACAAAATTTAATGTATTGGGAGGAATGCATACCATacatagaatttgcatataataggaTTGTGCATTCATCTAGTGGATACTCTCCTTTTGAGCTTATTTATGGTTTTAATCCACTTACTCCTTTGGATTTGTTACCATTGCCTATTGATCATGTTGCTTCATTGGATGGTGAAAAAAAGGCTGAAATGGTTAAAAAGATGCATGAACAAACTAGATTGCAtctagaaaagaaaaatgagcaaTACGCACCTCATGCTAATAAGGGGCGAAAGCCTATGATTTTGAACCTGGTGACTTGGTATGGATCCATTTGAGAAAGGAAAGGTTTCCTAACCAAAGGAAATCTAAGTTGCATCCTAGAAATGATGGCCCTTTTCAAGTGCTTGAAAGAATTAACAATAATGCTTATAAGATAGAATTGCCCAGTGATTATGGTGTTAGTGATACTTTTAATGTAACTGATCTTACTCCTTTCCTTGGTGCAGAaacaaattcgaggatgaattcttTTCAAGTGGGAGAGGATGATGAGGATCATCATAGAGCACCACCACCCTTCAAAGGGGCAATCACTTGGGCGAGAGCTAAGCAGCTTCAAAGCATGCTCATTAACCATAAAAGGATTTTCGGCTTAGGAGCAGAGCTACATAAGGAAGGCCTAGCTTGCTTGCTCCAATAATCTAAGTGGATCACCATGTGCCAAGCTGGAGCTTCCATTGCCACGTCACCAGCCATGCCAGATTCCATTCCCACGTTACTAACCACTTTGGACATGCCTCATGCCACCTTGGAGTCCACTTGGCAGCCACCTAGGTGTTTGTAGGGTTCACGCCACGTGGAGGGAGCTCATTGGTTCATTTGAATTAAAGATAGCTACTTTTTGACCAAGTGGGCCCTAATATTCTAGCACAAAGAGGGACTAATTGCTGTCACCTTTTGCCCTTTTGTAATTAATGCTGCTGCCATCTTTTGTCTTTATAATTAATACACTTAATATTCTTGTTAGGATAGCCAACATGGCATAATTATTTGTAACTTTTGTCTTAATAATTTTAGCTTGTGTTTCTGTAACCCTAGGTTTATAAGGAAGAGAATACCATCTTGTTCCTTCAGTTTTTACTTCTGTTATACATGAGAGCCTCCCTTAGAGAGAGTTTGAGTTTTCTTTCTTGCTAGTTTCTAGAAGAACTATAACTTAGACAACTTTATCACTTGCCTATTTTACTTGATGATCAATGTAATCTCCCACAAGTTGGGTTATTGTGTTGACACTTAATCTGTTCCTCATTGAAATATATATTCTGGTGCTTTTTCCATagagattgcatcttattttgttcaaagaaaactTGTTTTGGTGTTGATGATTATTGGATTCCATTAGAGGTCTGCATCCTTAGGCAATGTTCATTTGGGTGCCTATCATATTGGTATTAGAGCATTAGGGCATCAAATCAAGTAAGTATCCTTCATTCTTTATATTCCTTAAGTTGATTTTTCTGTTTGGTTTGAGCTTAAGGCATTTTGCCAAAGAAGACATTTCTAGGGTTTTTGTTTTTCTTCATCTTCCATGCTTTTCATTTTTGTTTCTAATATTTGCAGCTAAAATCTTCATCTAGGGTTTTAGAGAAATTTCTTTAAATCTGTCTTTGATTCCAGTTAGGTATAAAAatctcattttttttaaaaaatgaaaatacttaaaaattcataaaaattaaatttataaatgattttaatattattaaattaaaaattattaattttaaaataaaatatttaataagactgtaattcatttaattaaatgcATGAAACCATCCTTttattagatataaataaattttaccagttcattttgaaaaattattgattttttattGTCAAATATTAATGGGACAAATCttgcatattatttatttatttgacaACAATTCTTAAAGTaactaatttttcttatttatattattcatTGGATGGTATAAGatgatttaatatttatattagtgtTTAAAGATTAAAAAAGTGATTCTTTAAAAGTTATCCTATTAAGTTAAAAAGACATTTTGACtatcataaataaaataatgtCACTATTTTTATATTCAACGGCTAATCTCATAATTATTTTTACCGAACATTTCTATTTTAACTCATTATGTAAATAGTTAATTAATAACAACTAATATCTAGCGGTTAGTAAACAGCTGACAGCTACTAAAACAGCTAATATTATAAAACAAGTTTATAACAATTAATCCTTcattgatttatattatttaaaaaaaaaaacacacattGAGAATAAATACATAAAACATGATTGAGCACAATAATGAAGCATTAAGCTTCATATATAATTACAGACATTAAACAAAAGGTCTGTCTCTCGGGAAGAATTTTACTCATTGTAAATTGAAACATTTGGCCTGGGTTCGAAATCATTAGCAAATGACTTCTTCTGGTCCTTAAGATCATCATCTTTATCATATACTGATAAGTTAGGGCTTGGCTCAAAGTCTTTAACAAATGCAAATGACTTCTTTTTTCTAAGAAGAGCATCATCATTGTAAACCCATAAATTAGATATTGGCTCAAAATCTACCACAAAATTCTTCTGTTTCTTGTGctcatcaaaattttcagttgTGGGTTTCATTGCACCTTTCCAATATTCACCCACATCTTTTCTTGCATTGATGCCATTGGCAACCTGCTCAAGAACAAGAAACACAGTttaaagaaaatgtttaaaactcACAAATCATCATTTCAAAGAAACTAATATAAAAGGATAATGGACTGAAATTAAATGCTTACCAAAAGAAGCAAGAAAATGGTGGTGATAGCGAACGaggatttacttttttttttttttttaaagttctgATTTGCATGGAGGTCACCTAGCATCTATGGGTATATATAGGCAAAaatagaaggaaaatgatatgaagaacgAGACAAGGGACCCATAAGGCCACAACCTCATGTTTCATGCGTGAGTTCATATGGAAAATAAGGTGTGGATCCCTAGCTAATTATGCATTCAGGAAAATATGAAAAGAGATACATCTAGAATTGATGGAAACaagatatattattaattttttttttaatgttttaagttatctctagaatttaaattctcaaattcaaaattcaattgaaacctaaaaaataataataaaaaaaaatcaacttaaCAACTTTGAGAgataacccaaaaattattgaGAGCGTTGCTTTTAACCTTTATCATTAATCAAAAGGTATATGTGTATAACTtatgtttttatatatataatttattaattttacaatGTTTTGAATATCACTAAGGCtctatgaaaatattttagaaaatatttggttgtattgttaaattaattatatatatatatatatatatatatatatatatatatatatatatatatatatttgatctatggataaatatttttattttttaataaaatcatcaaaatctaaaaaataaaaaatacttcctcttaaaaaaaagttattttccttaaaaataatttaattttttctttgattataaaaatattttttattgattaattttttttagtgtcccaaatgctaaaaaatataaaaaatattatttaaaaaaatattttttcataaaataaagggAGTCTGAATTAAAACTTATTAATTTATGTTAAAATTTAAGTTAACATAAATTAATatgcaaattaatt
The Hevea brasiliensis isolate MT/VB/25A 57/8 chromosome 18, ASM3005281v1, whole genome shotgun sequence genome window above contains:
- the LOC110646391 gene encoding organ-specific protein S2 is translated as MLGDLHANQNFKKKKKSKSSFAITTIFLLLLVANGINARKDVGEYWKGAMKPTTENFDEHKKQKNFVVDFEPISNLWVYNDDALLRKKKSFAFVKDFEPSPNLSVYDKDDDLKDQKKSFANDFEPRPNVSIYNE
- the LOC110646395 gene encoding SWI/SNF complex subunit SWI3D-like, coding for MEEKLTGTTAAAGAESPASAEPPSSRRRAGGLKRKANVLSTSNSSSTPSKRLTREKALISHPSIHNGGPLTRAHQSPNNLSSAAYAATGCKLEEKVAMSTSGAVTVATLEEEVNKLEELQAAIEADFEGIRSKDSNAHVVPIHCGWFSWTKIHLLEERALPSFFNMNSQTRTPDTYMEIRNWIVKKFHANPNVQIELKDLSELEVADLDAKQEVLEFLDYWGLINFHPFPQVESAANADDDREAKEDSLLEKLFCFEIIQPCPPVIQKPNLSTPALAPGLFPESSLAEELVRPEEPAVEYHCNSCSADCSRKRYHCQKKADYDLCADCFSNGIFGSNMSSSDFILMEPAEAPGLSGGKWTDQETLLLLEALELYKENWNEIAEHVATKIKAQCILHFVQMPIEDVFFDCDDDVDGISKETKDQRATTDDTSVPKDGTETMKDKTGAKEDHPLKLEASRSEEVVEVKGCQETAKPNNTSEAIVDEKSSKSEDTIEVKAAQHACENLALKALTEAFEAVGYPCTPENRLSFAEVGNPVMALAVFLARLVGSDVAVASARSSLKSLNSDSPGMQLATRHCFLLEDPPDDQKGPAGLDCSAIETANQDAQKYNHERQAQKDLDGRDLSIDHSDEKTEDCTSEEKQPPDSSNDEPTEKLNAANDAVTVNFHEEVEIGKLKESSDSLQKEPQVSALKELNEMQSKSPCPPSSIKETEGSSVALNSQQTEVSKDEDMVSNLKPSENEPCQSAAPVLVQEPSLAAETSEDVGMISDSLPAEKNEQLVKSNSVANNSQPTEAPKDICMSSELPSEAKESQQPVASNSVVGKGATAAEDHKDSKKWKPNREEIKEDNRFYKFKCAAVSALSAAAVKAKLLANQEEDQIRQLAALLIKKQVHKLEMKLAFFKEMDLVTMRVREQLDRLRQRLYHERAQIIAARLGLPASSSRGMPPTLPTNRIATNCANSIPRPLMSMTSQRPPIARPMGTLSPTPSNPFVSTTAAGSSIRPSGQD